In Streptomyces capitiformicae, one genomic interval encodes:
- a CDS encoding amidohydrolase family protein yields the protein MTRPPSTPTIDIHAHLLLPEVEETVAGRPGLVEAKGLDARRNGPAALAVNGPMVGARVPKLTDVAVRLAAMDAAGVDVQLVSPSPSHYHYWAEPQLAEQVCRLTNQSTAAHCAKAPDRLHGLGLVPLQHPGLAVALLNHALDQGLAGVEISSHAPGPGSTRAVELSDPRLTRFWARAEETGALIFLHPFGCTLDERLDQWYLSNTVGQPTENAVALSHLIFSGVLDRHPGLKLIAAHGGGYLPTHIGRSDHAWRARPDARDCAREPSSYLKQLYFDSLVHDPHVLRELVRAAGPDRVLLGSDYPFDMGTEDPLGALRAADLPDADFHAIRGGNAAALLNLA from the coding sequence GTGACCCGGCCCCCGTCGACTCCGACGATCGACATCCACGCCCACCTGCTGCTCCCGGAGGTCGAGGAGACCGTCGCCGGCCGGCCCGGACTCGTCGAGGCCAAGGGCCTCGACGCCCGCCGCAACGGGCCGGCGGCGCTCGCCGTGAACGGTCCCATGGTGGGCGCGCGCGTGCCCAAGCTGACGGACGTCGCCGTGCGCCTCGCGGCCATGGACGCGGCAGGCGTCGACGTACAGCTGGTGAGCCCCTCTCCGTCCCACTACCACTACTGGGCCGAGCCCCAACTGGCCGAACAGGTATGCCGATTGACCAACCAAAGCACGGCCGCACACTGCGCCAAGGCCCCCGACCGGCTGCACGGCCTCGGGCTGGTCCCCCTCCAGCACCCCGGCCTCGCGGTCGCCCTGCTCAACCACGCACTGGACCAGGGCCTGGCCGGCGTGGAGATCTCCTCCCACGCGCCCGGGCCGGGCAGCACACGGGCGGTGGAACTCTCCGACCCGCGGCTCACTCGTTTCTGGGCACGCGCGGAGGAGACGGGCGCCCTGATCTTCCTGCACCCGTTCGGCTGCACACTCGACGAGCGGCTTGACCAGTGGTACCTGTCCAACACAGTCGGCCAGCCCACCGAGAACGCCGTCGCCCTCTCCCACCTGATCTTCTCCGGTGTGCTGGACCGCCATCCAGGGCTGAAGCTGATCGCGGCACACGGCGGCGGCTACCTTCCCACCCACATCGGCCGCTCCGACCACGCCTGGCGGGCCCGCCCCGACGCCCGGGACTGCGCCCGGGAGCCGAGCAGCTATCTGAAGCAGCTGTACTTCGACTCCCTCGTCCATGACCCGCACGTACTGCGGGAGCTGGTCCGGGCCGCCGGTCCGGACCGGGTCCTGCTCGGCTCCGACTACCCCTTCGACATGGGTACCGAGGACCCGCTGGGCGCGCTGCGCGCCGCGGACCTGCCCGACGCCGACTTCCACGCCATCCGCGGCGGAAACGCCGCCGCACTGCTCAACCTCGCCTGA